Proteins found in one Geomonas subterranea genomic segment:
- a CDS encoding MarR family winged helix-turn-helix transcriptional regulator, translating into METRNIATIISETRAGINRYLLQELKRLGIDGLAPSHGAILYHLFNNEEVTMKDLAKAVRRDKSTVTALVGKLVANGYVDKVSSTVDQRTVYVRLSQRGQALRPVFEEVSRNLIDQMWRGVDGAEQRELVRLLKKIRANLP; encoded by the coding sequence ATGGAAACCAGAAACATCGCCACCATCATCAGCGAGACGCGCGCGGGGATCAACCGGTACCTGCTCCAGGAGCTCAAGCGGCTGGGGATCGACGGGCTCGCCCCTTCGCACGGCGCCATCCTGTACCATCTCTTCAACAACGAAGAGGTCACCATGAAGGACCTGGCCAAGGCGGTGCGCCGGGACAAGTCGACGGTGACGGCGCTGGTAGGGAAGCTGGTTGCCAACGGCTACGTGGACAAGGTGAGCAGCACCGTCGACCAAAGGACCGTGTACGTCAGGCTTTCGCAGCGGGGGCAGGCGCTGCGCCCCGTATTCGAGGAGGTGTCGCGCAACCTTATCGATCAGATGTGGCGCGGCGTCGACGGCGCCGAGCAGCGCGAGCTGGTGCGCCTTTTGAAGAAGATCCGCGCCAACCTGCCCTAG
- a CDS encoding FKBP-type peptidyl-prolyl cis-trans isomerase: METESGKRVNIRYKCRLDDGRVYLVGEHNTFEFVVGTGRVPPALEQGLMGMARGDHRVIRVPGAEANLFPFPLGSHFAFSTGRAPGVAYDFGPGAGGDVSLSLPGRTRDYREPLPAGQDVFFEVEMLAVEER; the protein is encoded by the coding sequence ATGGAAACCGAATCCGGCAAAAGGGTCAATATCAGGTACAAGTGCAGGCTCGATGACGGCAGGGTCTACCTGGTCGGCGAGCACAACACCTTCGAGTTCGTGGTGGGAACGGGGCGCGTTCCTCCCGCCCTCGAGCAGGGGCTCATGGGGATGGCCCGGGGGGATCACCGGGTGATACGCGTGCCGGGCGCAGAGGCGAACCTCTTCCCCTTTCCCCTGGGCTCCCACTTCGCCTTCTCGACCGGCCGGGCCCCGGGCGTCGCCTACGATTTCGGCCCCGGTGCGGGAGGGGACGTCTCCCTTTCCCTCCCCGGCAGGACCCGTGATTACCGCGAGCCCCTTCCCGCCGGGCAGGACGTCTTCTTCGAGGTCGAGATGCTCGCCGTCGAGGAGCGGTAA
- a CDS encoding AAA family ATPase — MPDNLFIPSVDLRIGSLEEYNRRQKEKAASRHAKPKARPCITISREYGCTGYPTAELLRDILMRKTGEEWVLVDRAIIEEVAKRHNLSREILKTLGENNRLLSEILATFSSRWKSNYDYFLPLSQHVVALAEQGNVLILDLGGAIVARHLEHSYHFRIYGSERFKISTLARRLGIEEEEAEKLMHRQQKVRDRFTKDFLNQDGHDPALYDLLFNNDRCSSDRIAHTIAGFVLERLA, encoded by the coding sequence ATGCCTGACAACCTGTTCATACCCTCGGTGGACCTGAGGATCGGGAGCCTCGAGGAGTACAACCGCAGACAGAAGGAGAAGGCGGCCTCCCGGCACGCCAAGCCGAAAGCCCGCCCCTGCATCACCATATCGAGGGAGTACGGCTGCACCGGCTACCCCACCGCGGAACTGCTGCGCGACATCCTGATGCGAAAGACCGGGGAGGAATGGGTCCTGGTGGACAGGGCGATCATCGAGGAGGTGGCCAAGCGCCACAACCTTTCCCGGGAGATCCTGAAGACGCTGGGGGAAAACAACCGGCTTCTCTCCGAGATCCTCGCCACCTTCTCCTCCCGCTGGAAGAGCAATTACGACTATTTCCTGCCGCTTTCCCAGCACGTGGTGGCGCTCGCGGAGCAGGGGAACGTCCTGATCCTCGATCTCGGCGGGGCCATCGTGGCGAGGCACCTGGAGCACTCCTACCACTTCAGGATCTACGGCTCCGAGCGATTCAAGATCTCGACCCTCGCCCGCCGCCTCGGCATCGAAGAGGAGGAGGCCGAGAAGCTCATGCACCGCCAGCAAAAGGTGCGCGATCGCTTCACCAAGGACTTTCTCAACCAGGACGGGCACGATCCCGCCCTCTACGATCTCCTCTTCAACAACGACCGCTGTTCTTCCGACCGGATCGCCCACACCATCGCCGGCTTCGTGCTGGAGAGGCTGGCTTGA
- a CDS encoding NmrA family NAD(P)-binding protein has translation MSQSENAKAKVLITGATGFIGRRLVDALTAEGIPVRCLVRRPDAPFPPQVEVAQGDLLQRNSLLAPLRGIETAYYLVHAMAGERAGFERRDRQAAENFVAAAEMQGVKRVIYLGGLGEEGDQLSEHLASRLEVARILQRGAFQTTYLRAAVIIGAGGASFEMIRYLVERLPVMITPRWVSTKCQFIAVQDVIAYLVGCLKDPRTAGKTYDVGGPELLSYREMMEHFAAVEKKSIKIIPVPFLTPKLSSYWVWLITPVKPSISMPLIEGLGNEVICHDQEIRKILPIPLTGFEAAVRLALEEEGAERLEPSQETKQ, from the coding sequence TTGAGCCAGAGTGAGAACGCCAAAGCGAAGGTACTGATAACCGGAGCCACCGGTTTCATAGGGAGGAGGCTCGTCGACGCGCTGACAGCGGAAGGGATCCCGGTGCGCTGCCTGGTGCGCCGGCCCGACGCCCCCTTCCCGCCGCAGGTGGAGGTGGCCCAGGGGGACCTGTTGCAGCGCAACTCGCTGCTCGCTCCCCTGCGGGGGATCGAGACGGCCTACTACCTGGTGCACGCCATGGCCGGGGAGCGCGCCGGCTTTGAGCGGCGCGACCGGCAGGCGGCGGAGAACTTCGTGGCTGCGGCGGAGATGCAGGGGGTGAAGCGGGTCATCTACCTCGGGGGGCTGGGGGAGGAGGGGGACCAACTCTCCGAGCACCTGGCGAGCCGCCTGGAGGTTGCCAGGATCCTGCAGCGCGGCGCCTTCCAGACCACCTACCTGAGGGCCGCCGTCATCATCGGCGCGGGGGGCGCCTCCTTCGAGATGATCCGTTACCTCGTGGAGAGGCTTCCGGTCATGATCACGCCGCGCTGGGTCTCGACCAAGTGCCAGTTCATCGCGGTGCAGGACGTGATCGCCTACCTGGTGGGGTGCCTGAAGGACCCGCGCACGGCCGGGAAGACCTACGACGTCGGCGGACCGGAACTCCTCTCCTACAGGGAGATGATGGAGCACTTCGCGGCGGTGGAAAAGAAGTCCATCAAGATCATCCCGGTCCCGTTTCTCACCCCGAAACTCTCCTCCTACTGGGTCTGGCTTATCACGCCCGTGAAGCCCTCCATTTCCATGCCGCTCATAGAGGGGCTGGGCAACGAGGTCATCTGCCACGACCAGGAAATCCGGAAGATCCTCCCCATCCCGCTCACCGGCTTCGAGGCGGCGGTGCGACTGGCGCTCGAGGAGGAAGGCGCGGAGCGGCTCGAGCCGTCACAGGAAACAAAACAGTAA
- a CDS encoding ROK family protein codes for MTDADLYRIGIDLGGTKTEGVLLDPLDAVLARQRRSTPLSEGYQAVLESVAQLVRDLAARLPEGVPYSVGVGIPGSVDAVTGLVRNANSVCLIGRPFPADLEKILGRRVGVRNDADCFTLAECRKGAGVGHQVAFGVIMGTGCGGGICIDGIVREGPHRISGEWGHVSIDPAGSPCYCGNRGCIETKISGSGVEAAYLARNGVSLTMEEIVAGARRGEARTLLAFNTFLDDFGRSLGGLISVLDPDAVVLGGGLSNIEELYHAGLERVRHYVFHNDLRTPVLKNELGDSAGVFGAAWIGV; via the coding sequence ATGACAGACGCTGACCTGTATCGTATCGGCATCGACCTCGGGGGGACCAAGACGGAGGGGGTGCTCCTCGACCCTCTGGACGCGGTCCTGGCCCGACAGCGCCGCTCCACGCCGCTGTCGGAGGGGTACCAGGCCGTCCTGGAGTCGGTGGCTCAGCTGGTGCGGGACCTCGCGGCACGACTCCCGGAGGGGGTGCCGTACAGCGTCGGTGTGGGCATTCCCGGCTCGGTGGATGCGGTCACTGGCCTCGTGCGCAACGCCAACTCCGTCTGCCTGATCGGGCGTCCCTTCCCGGCCGACCTGGAAAAAATCCTGGGGAGAAGGGTCGGGGTGCGCAACGACGCGGACTGCTTCACCCTGGCCGAGTGCCGCAAGGGGGCGGGCGTCGGGCACCAGGTGGCGTTCGGGGTGATCATGGGGACCGGCTGCGGCGGTGGGATCTGCATCGACGGAATCGTGCGCGAGGGGCCGCACCGTATCAGCGGCGAGTGGGGGCATGTCTCGATCGATCCCGCGGGGTCCCCCTGCTACTGCGGCAACCGCGGCTGCATCGAGACCAAGATCAGCGGGTCCGGCGTGGAGGCGGCCTATCTCGCGCGCAACGGCGTGAGCCTCACCATGGAGGAGATCGTGGCCGGAGCGCGCCGCGGCGAGGCGCGTACCCTCCTGGCCTTCAACACCTTCCTCGACGACTTCGGCCGCAGCCTGGGCGGCCTCATCTCGGTCCTCGATCCCGACGCCGTGGTCCTTGGAGGAGGTCTTTCCAACATCGAGGAGCTCTACCACGCCGGCCTGGAACGGGTGCGGCACTACGTCTTTCACAACGACCTGCGCACGCCGGTCCTGAAAAACGAGTTGGGTGATTCCGCCGGCGTCTTCGGGGCCGCCTGGATCGGGGTCTGA
- a CDS encoding Smr/MutS family protein has protein sequence MKRKDKEKQQPKQKEFAASPFKALKGASLQLQGAAASTPAKKKEEKPAAAAQELSDEMLFFEAVAGIKRLSGTAPVAQVKAQQTAKARRDEEDQEVFLKALEALRLDVRFSDQVQDDEPAPRPGAVNRLRQVRRGGIRIDLQLDLHGLTRDEAVENLERFVRGAYNRGQKGVLVITGKGNNSAGEPVLRVAVANWLREHGKGMVAEFVQAPSDMGGSGAFVVFFKEKKVEPEETESGE, from the coding sequence ATGAAAAGGAAGGACAAAGAGAAACAGCAGCCCAAGCAGAAAGAATTCGCCGCCTCACCCTTCAAGGCCCTCAAGGGCGCCTCTTTGCAGCTGCAGGGTGCAGCGGCCTCGACTCCGGCGAAGAAGAAGGAAGAGAAGCCCGCGGCTGCGGCACAGGAGCTCTCCGACGAGATGTTGTTCTTCGAGGCGGTCGCGGGGATCAAGCGTCTGTCCGGGACCGCGCCTGTGGCGCAGGTGAAGGCGCAGCAGACGGCGAAGGCCCGGCGTGACGAGGAAGACCAGGAGGTTTTCCTGAAGGCGCTCGAGGCCCTGCGGCTTGATGTCCGGTTTTCCGACCAGGTGCAGGACGACGAGCCCGCTCCGCGTCCGGGGGCGGTGAACCGGCTGCGCCAGGTACGCCGCGGCGGCATCAGGATCGACCTGCAACTCGACCTGCACGGGCTGACCCGGGACGAGGCGGTGGAAAACCTGGAGCGTTTCGTGAGGGGCGCCTACAACCGGGGGCAGAAGGGTGTGCTGGTGATCACGGGCAAGGGGAACAACTCTGCGGGTGAGCCGGTCCTGAGGGTGGCCGTGGCCAACTGGCTCAGGGAGCACGGCAAGGGGATGGTCGCCGAGTTCGTGCAGGCTCCCAGCGACATGGGGGGGAGCGGCGCCTTCGTGGTGTTCTTCAAGGAGAAAAAGGTGGAACCGGAAGAGACGGAGTCCGGGGAGTAG
- a CDS encoding response regulator: MKCLIIEDNEFLREGLMMFLQGVADIETAGNGREGVDLFSAALRQGPPFDLVLLDIVMPEMDGQQALRLMRKAEKEEGTAGRKSVIIMTTSLNSPANMEEAMWDGDCTDYLVKPVSRADLMAVLQRHGLL, translated from the coding sequence ATGAAGTGCCTGATCATTGAAGACAACGAATTCCTGCGTGAGGGGCTCATGATGTTCCTGCAGGGGGTGGCGGATATCGAGACGGCGGGCAACGGGCGGGAAGGGGTGGATCTGTTCAGCGCCGCGCTGCGACAGGGGCCTCCTTTCGACCTGGTGCTGCTCGATATCGTCATGCCGGAGATGGACGGGCAGCAAGCGCTGCGGCTGATGCGCAAGGCCGAAAAGGAAGAGGGGACGGCAGGGCGCAAGAGCGTGATCATCATGACCACCTCCTTGAACTCTCCCGCCAACATGGAGGAGGCGATGTGGGACGGCGACTGCACGGACTACCTGGTCAAACCCGTATCGCGGGCCGATTTGATGGCCGTGCTGCAGCGCCACGGGCTGCTCTGA
- a CDS encoding PilZ domain-containing protein yields MEPNFYRTMVKASTEADCAEILGGFRDLVKRGPGVGVKLLNYYKGLPISYPATLVEVSGEILELDVHPQQAVALGISGRTCIKCGTFAHTLLAEVKDADVRRMMASLHNFSYVDLMVEQRASLRLELEPPADAEITIAGRKVAAKALDVSLGGFSALSSERSLLEKGDEVLLKVMIPNLLHNTVTPLELPATVVELAEADGGELCRFSIGSDPQIEGVLSRFIFQRQVDLIRELKEMSG; encoded by the coding sequence ATGGAACCTAATTTCTACCGGACCATGGTGAAAGCGTCCACAGAGGCGGACTGCGCCGAGATCCTCGGCGGCTTCAGGGATCTTGTCAAGCGCGGTCCGGGCGTCGGGGTGAAACTGCTTAACTACTACAAGGGGCTGCCGATCAGCTATCCGGCGACCCTGGTGGAAGTCAGCGGGGAGATCCTGGAACTGGACGTGCACCCGCAGCAGGCGGTGGCCCTGGGGATCTCCGGGCGGACCTGCATCAAGTGCGGCACCTTCGCCCATACCCTGCTTGCCGAGGTCAAGGACGCGGACGTGCGGCGCATGATGGCGTCGCTGCACAACTTCAGCTACGTGGACCTGATGGTGGAGCAGCGCGCCTCGCTGCGGCTCGAACTGGAGCCCCCTGCTGACGCCGAGATAACGATCGCGGGGCGGAAGGTCGCGGCGAAGGCGCTCGATGTATCACTGGGCGGCTTCTCGGCGCTGAGCTCAGAGCGGAGCCTGCTGGAAAAGGGGGACGAGGTGCTGCTGAAGGTCATGATACCCAACCTGCTGCACAACACGGTGACCCCGCTGGAACTGCCGGCGACGGTGGTGGAACTGGCCGAAGCGGACGGCGGCGAGTTGTGCCGCTTTTCGATCGGCTCCGATCCCCAGATCGAGGGGGTACTCTCGCGGTTCATCTTTCAGCGCCAGGTGGACCTGATACGGGAATTGAAGGAGATGAGCGGCTAG
- a CDS encoding MTH1187 family thiamine-binding protein, whose translation MKVMVDLCIVPLGVGVSLSSYIAACEKVLNDAGLKIALHSYGTNIEGEWDDVFAAIKRCHETVHAMGAPRITSTVKLGTRTDREQSMEDKIRSVKEKM comes from the coding sequence ATGAAAGTCATGGTTGACCTGTGCATCGTCCCGCTGGGTGTCGGCGTATCCCTTTCCAGCTACATCGCTGCCTGCGAAAAGGTTCTGAACGACGCCGGCCTGAAGATCGCGCTGCATTCCTACGGGACCAACATCGAAGGGGAGTGGGACGACGTATTCGCCGCCATCAAGCGCTGTCATGAGACGGTTCACGCCATGGGCGCCCCGCGCATCACCTCCACCGTTAAGCTCGGCACCCGCACCGACCGGGAGCAGAGCATGGAGGACAAGATCAGGAGCGTGAAGGAGAAGATGTAA
- a CDS encoding DUF2235 domain-containing protein has product MSKKLVMCFDGTWNKPDEKSDGRDTNTNVERLFVSIAGVDARNYAGGGLTTGTLKWYDSGVGTKWYEHIRGGAFGYGLSLNIREGYKFLIDNYDPGDEIYVYGFSRGAYTARSLVGLIRNSGLLDREQILKIRDDDNYPCWPRPNLDQLKKMKADDVPHIMDAYQLYRNRDGSADTDFAVIFRGNYAYPDVKIRLLGVWDTVGALGIPFKLFESFNAEQYKFHDQELSAIVENAFHAIAIDEHRENYDVTIWNPKQKVNQVMEQVWFAGAHADVGGGYEVPEHPLADAALAWMQKKSLLNGSGLTFTTMQQVDEEKIQQARPTDSFNQFLGGVYRMLKDRHYRMMGATEYGNEYCHEICRQMKGYAPRNKGYVTIKFELPASP; this is encoded by the coding sequence ATGTCGAAGAAACTGGTGATGTGCTTTGATGGGACCTGGAACAAACCGGACGAGAAAAGCGACGGGAGAGACACCAACACCAACGTGGAAAGGCTCTTCGTCTCCATCGCCGGCGTCGATGCCAGGAATTACGCCGGTGGTGGCCTGACCACCGGTACCCTGAAATGGTACGACTCCGGCGTCGGCACCAAGTGGTACGAACACATCCGCGGCGGCGCCTTCGGCTACGGGCTGTCGCTCAACATCCGCGAGGGATACAAATTCCTGATCGACAACTACGATCCTGGCGACGAGATCTACGTCTACGGCTTCAGCCGCGGCGCCTACACGGCCAGGAGCCTGGTGGGGCTGATCAGGAACTCGGGGCTGCTGGACCGGGAACAGATTCTCAAGATCCGGGACGATGATAACTACCCCTGCTGGCCGCGCCCGAACCTCGATCAGTTGAAAAAGATGAAAGCCGATGACGTTCCGCACATCATGGACGCCTACCAGCTTTACCGCAACCGGGACGGCAGCGCCGACACGGATTTCGCGGTGATCTTCAGGGGAAACTATGCCTACCCCGACGTGAAGATCAGGCTGCTCGGGGTCTGGGATACCGTCGGCGCCCTTGGTATCCCGTTCAAACTGTTCGAATCCTTCAACGCCGAACAGTACAAGTTTCACGACCAGGAACTAAGCGCCATCGTCGAGAACGCCTTTCACGCCATCGCCATAGACGAGCACAGGGAGAATTACGATGTGACGATCTGGAATCCCAAGCAGAAGGTGAACCAGGTCATGGAGCAGGTATGGTTTGCGGGTGCGCACGCCGATGTCGGCGGAGGGTACGAGGTGCCGGAGCATCCCCTTGCCGATGCAGCGCTGGCATGGATGCAGAAGAAGAGCCTGCTGAACGGAAGCGGGCTGACCTTCACGACGATGCAGCAGGTGGATGAAGAAAAGATCCAACAGGCGCGCCCGACAGACTCCTTTAACCAGTTCCTCGGCGGCGTGTACCGGATGTTGAAAGACCGGCACTACCGGATGATGGGGGCAACGGAGTACGGCAACGAATATTGCCACGAGATCTGCCGCCAGATGAAGGGGTACGCCCCCAGGAACAAGGGGTATGTCACGATAAAGTTCGAACTGCCTGCGTCACCCTGA